From the genome of Brienomyrus brachyistius isolate T26 chromosome 8, BBRACH_0.4, whole genome shotgun sequence, one region includes:
- the pxk gene encoding PX domain-containing protein kinase-like protein isoform X2, translating into MAFLDKPSAAKLRLDDTVPLTAVIEASQSLQSHTEYIIRVQRGVSSENSWQVIRRYSDFDMLNNSLLISGINLPLPPKKLIGNMDREFIAERQKGLQAYLNFITTHHILSSSELVKKFLDTNNYSANYTEIALQQVSMFFRSDPKWEVVEPLKDIGWRIRKRYFLVKNKEQPKERQVLSWVDLGPDKFLSDKDLQSAMKLLPTISNPYIFPVTFASTSESSALLIRVFSEKGTLRDHICKVKPREPFLKKYCNPKKIQGLELQQIRTFGRQILEVLKFLHDKGIPYGHLHASNILIEDDTCKLLDIENSLLGLPSYYRSYITQFRKINTTESIDVYSFGHVLYEMTYGRPPDTVPVDHFPPAPSPSVVSVLHSILSTEACKTGMPTVGQLLQTPLFSDMLLMNSEKLQFKITAKLKDSLKIAKESLEKRLQEEQKVIHQHRRLTRAQSHHGSEEEKKKRKILARKKSRQSAYENEEDLSAKYNNNSGSGASSPLTSPSSPTPPLVTEHAPF; encoded by the exons GAATATATCATTCGTGTTCAGAGGGGTGTTTCATCAGAGAACAGTTGGCAG GTCATAAGGCGATACAGCGACTTCGACATGCTAAACAACAGCTTGTTG ATCTCTGGGATCAACCTGCCTCTTCCACCCAAGAAGTTGATAGGAAACATGGACAGGGAGTTTATCGCTGAAAGGCAGAAGGGCCTGCAGGCCTACCTGAACTTCATCACCACACACCACATCCTTTCCAGCAGTGAGCTGGTCAAGAAATTTCTGGACACTAATAACTACTCTGCAAACTACACGG AAATAGCTTTACAGCAGGTGTCCATGTTCTTCAGATCTGACCCAAAGTGGGAGGTAGTGGAACCTTTGAAAGATATAG GCTGGCGGATACGGAAGAGGTATTTTCTAGTGAAAAACAAAGAACAGCCAAAGGAACGACAAGTCTTAAGCTGG GTTGACCTGGGTCCTGATAAATTCTTGTCAGACAAGGACCTTCAGTCTGCGATGAAGCTCCTTCCCACGATCTCG AACCCTTACATCTTTCCTGTGACCTTCGCCAGCACCAGCGAGTCCTCCGCCCTGCTGATCCGTGTCTTTAGTGAGAAAGGCACGTTACGGGATCACATATGTAAG GTGAAGCCCAGGGAACCCTTCCTGAAGAAGTACTGTAACCCCAAGAAGATCCAGGGCCTAGAGCTTCAGCAGATCAGGACGTTTGGAAGGCAGATACTGGAG GTCCTTAAATTTCTTCACGACAAAGGAATCCCTTACGGACATCTCCACGCTTCCAACATCTTGATAGAAGACGACACGTGCAAACTCCTGGACATAGAAAACTCGCTGCTTGGCCTTCCTTCCTACTACCGATCTTACATCACCCAGTTCCGGAAAATCAAC ACGACAGAGAGCATCGACGTGTACTCATTCGGGCACGTGCTGTACGAGATGACGTACGGGAGGCCCCCCGACACGGTGCCCGTGGaccacttccctcctgctccttcacCATCTGTGG TGTCCGTGCTGCACTCCATCCTGTCTACGGAAGCGTGCAAGACGGGGATGCCCACGGTTGGCCAACTCCTGCAGACGCC GTTGTTCAGTGACATGCTGCTAATGAACTCCGAGAAGCTCCAGTTCAAG ATTACGGCCAAACTGAAGGACTCCTTAAAAATCGCCAAGGAAAGCCTGGAAAAACGCTTGCAGGAGGAACAGAAAGTG ATACATCAGCATCGACGACTGACCAGAGCCCAGTCACACCACGGGTCagaggaggagaagaagaagaggaagatccTGGCCAGGAAG AAATCCAGACAGTCAGCTTATGAAAATGAAGAAGACCTTTCTGCCAAATACAACAACAATTCTG GTTCGGGTGCCAGCTCTCCTCTGACATCACCTTcgtcccccacccctcccctagTGACAG AGCATGCTCCATTTTGA